One Rhizobiales bacterium GAS188 DNA window includes the following coding sequences:
- a CDS encoding transcriptional regulator, IclR family, which yields MPSFKPVIALSRGLEILRVVNEERQSTVGSLHKATGLDKATIVRMLETLEHEGYVLRDADRAVYAPTGRSLLLSQGYDQHLWIGSVAEPIMREFRKEIGWPSDIAVFDRDAMVVAQTTREPGSMLFARRPGFRFPVLATSMGRAYLAFCKEEERTRIIARLAETPGYWTDLARHPRLLSKLISETRERGYALMDDRYSAEVFDTKVWALGVPVANQRQVFACINVVMLRSAISLEDGARQFLAPLQRTAAKIAEALTAIGGPAAG from the coding sequence ATGCCATCCTTCAAGCCAGTCATCGCGCTCTCGAGGGGTCTCGAGATCCTGCGCGTCGTCAATGAGGAGCGCCAGTCGACGGTCGGTTCGCTGCACAAGGCTACCGGCCTCGACAAGGCGACCATCGTGCGGATGCTCGAGACCCTGGAGCACGAAGGCTATGTGCTGCGCGATGCGGACCGGGCGGTCTACGCGCCCACCGGCCGCTCCCTGCTGCTGAGCCAGGGCTATGACCAGCACCTGTGGATCGGCAGCGTGGCGGAGCCGATCATGCGGGAGTTCCGCAAGGAGATCGGCTGGCCGTCCGACATCGCCGTGTTCGACCGCGACGCCATGGTGGTGGCGCAGACGACCCGCGAGCCGGGCTCCATGCTGTTTGCCCGCAGGCCGGGCTTCCGCTTCCCAGTGCTCGCGACCTCGATGGGGCGGGCTTATCTCGCCTTCTGCAAGGAGGAGGAGCGAACGAGGATCATCGCCCGGCTCGCGGAGACCCCGGGCTATTGGACCGATCTCGCGCGCCATCCCAGGCTGTTGAGCAAGCTGATCAGCGAAACGCGCGAGCGCGGCTATGCGCTGATGGATGACCGTTACAGCGCCGAAGTGTTCGACACCAAGGTCTGGGCGCTGGGCGTGCCGGTCGCCAATCAGCGCCAGGTCTTCGCCTGCATCAATGTCGTAATGTTGCGCAGCGCCATCAGCCTCGAGGACGGGGCGAGGCAGTTCTTGGCGCCTCTGCAGCGGACGGCCGCCAAGATCGCCGAGGCGCTAACGGCAATCGGCGGTCCCGCGGCAGGCTGA